In Amia ocellicauda isolate fAmiCal2 chromosome 5, fAmiCal2.hap1, whole genome shotgun sequence, a genomic segment contains:
- the ints13 gene encoding integrator complex subunit 13 isoform X1 translates to MKTFSASHKTVFVVDHCPYMAESCRQQVEFDMLTKNRSQGIIPLAPVSKSLWTCAVECSLEYCRILFDIYPTKKLVNYIVSDSEFHILNTWNQEDQNIHELMSALAAVGPPNPREDPECCSILHGLVLAVEALCKITEYQHEARTSMMDMAERVCNRGRIICITNAKSDTHVRMLEDCVQETIQEQNKLAAGSDRLMQIQQCELVLIHTYPSGDDTLVSDRPRKEISPVLTSEVHSVRAGRHLASKLNILVQQHFDLASTTITNIPMKPTFNVCDQEEQHANTSANYDVELLHHKDAHLEFIKSGDLHPPGSNSRDSSLKETVTLKWCTPRTNSVELHFCTGAYRISPVDVNSRPSSCLTNFLLNGRSVLLEQPRKSGSKVISHMLSSHGGEIFLHVLSSTRSTLEDPPSISEGCGGRVTDYRITDFGEFMRENRLTPFPETAESADVLEGLPIERAKNQLERHTRYWPMIISQTTIFNMQAVVPLANLIVKESLTEEDVLTCQKTIYNLVDMERKNDPLPISTVGTRGKGPKRDEQYRIMWNELETLVRTHVGSTDRHQRVLECIVACRSKPPEEEERKKRGRKREDKEDKSEKNGKDLEAEKSWQESERLKGVQDREKEELAEAEVIKDSPDSPEPLNKKPRLVVEEIQPVEKAKGPVSLLTMWTNRINAANSRKHQEFAGRLSSVNNKAELYQHLKEENGMDTHENGKSSR, encoded by the exons ATGAAGACTTTTTCGGCATCTCACAAGACTGTGTTTGTGGTGGACCACTGCCCCTATATGGCCGAGTCATGCAGGCAGCAGGTGGAGTTCGACATGCTGACAAAGAACCGTTCACAGGGCATTATCCCCTTGGCCCCTGTCTCCAAATCCCTGTGGACCTGCGCGGTGGAGTGCTCTCTGGAATACTGCAGAATACTGTTCGATATCTACCCCACCAAGAAACTG GTGAATTACATTGTAAGTGACTCAGAGTTCCATATTCTGAACACCTGGAACCAGGAAGACCAGAATATACATGAG CTCATGTCAGCGCTGGCAGCTGTGGGGCCACCTAACCCCCGTGAGGACCCCGAGTGCTGCAGTATTCTGCACGGCCTGGTGCTAGCAGTAGAGGCACTGTGTAAGATCACAGAGTACCAGCACGAGGCTCGCACGTCCATGATGGACATGGCCGAGAGAGTCTGCAACCGCGGCCGGATCATCTGCATCACTAATGCTAAGAG TGACACCCATGTGCGAATGCTGGAGGACTGTGTACAGGAGACGATACAAGAGCAAAACAAACTGGCCGCGGGGTCAGATAG GTTGATGCAGATCCAGCAGTGTGAGCTGGTCCTGATTCACACCTATCCCTCAGGGGACGACACTCTGGTCTCCGATCGTCCCAGGAAAGAG ATTTCTCCCGTGTTGACCAGCGAAGTGCACAGTGTGCGCGCAGGACGGCACCTGGCCTCCAAGTTGAACATCCTGGTACAGCAGCACTTTGACCTGGcctccaccaccatcaccaaCATCCCCATGAAG CCCACATTCAATGTCTGTGACCAG GAAGAACAGCATGCAAACACATCTGCTAATTATGATGTTGAGTTACTTCACCACAAAGATGCACATTTGGAATTCATAAAGAGTG GGGATTTGCACCCTCCAGGCAGCAACAGTCGAGACAGCAGTCTCAAAGAAACTGTGACCTTAAAGTGGTGTACCCCACGCACCAACAGCGTGG agCTGCATTTTTGTACTGGGGCCTACCGGATTTCACCTGTGGATGTCAACAGCCGACCGTCCTCTTGTCTAACTAACTTTCTCTTGAATG GTCGGTCAGTGCTATTGGAGCAGCCGCGCAAGTCTGGCTCCAAAGTGATCAGTCACATGCTGAGCAGTCACGGGGGCGAGATCTTCCTCCATGTCCTGAGCAGCACCCGCTCCACTCTGGAGGACCCCCCCTCCATCAGCGAGGGCTGTGGGGGCCGGGTCACAGACTACAGGATCACC GACTTCGGAGAATTCATGAGGGAGAACCGCTTGACCCCTTTCCCCGAAACCGCCGAAAGTGCAGATGTGCTTGAGGGACTGCCCATTGAGAGGGCCAAAAACCAGCTGGAGAGGCACACACGCTACTGGCCTATGATCATCTCTCAGACCACGATCTTTAACATGCAGGCT GTGGTGCCCTTGGCTAATTTGATAGTAAAGGAGAGTTTGACAGAGGAAGACGTGCTTACTTGTCAAAAGACCATTTACAATTTGGTGGACATGGAGAGGAAGAATGACCCCCTTCCCATCTCAACCGTGGGCACGAGAGGAAAGGGACCCAAAAG AGACGAGCAGTACCGCATCATGTGGAACGAGCTGGAGACACTTGTGAGGACCCACGTGGGCAGCACGGACCGCCACCAGCGCGTCCTGGAGTGCATCGTTGCTTGTCGCAGCAAACCCCCCGAGGAAGAGGAGCGCAAGAAGcgagggaggaagagggaggatAAGGAGGACAAATCCGAAAAGAACGGAAAGGACCTGGAGGCCGAGAAGAGCTGGCAAGAATCTGAAAG GTTAAAAGGGGTGCAGGACCGTGAGAAGGAGGAGCTGGCCGAAGCAGAAGTCATCAAGGACTCCCCCGACTCTCCTGAGCCACTCAACAAAAAACCCCGTCTGGTGGTGGAGGAAATCCAGCCAGTCGAAAAAGCCAAAG GTCCTGTCTCTTTGCTAACAATGTGGACCAACAGGATAAATGCTGCCAATTCCAGGAAGCACCAAGAGTTTGCTGGACGATTAAGCTCTGTAAACAACAAAGCTGAATTATACCAACATctcaaagaagaaaatgg GATGGACACACACGAAAATGGGAAATCCTCGAGATAG
- the ints13 gene encoding integrator complex subunit 13 isoform X2, which produces MKTFSASHKTVFVVDHCPYMAESCRQQVEFDMLTKNRSQGIIPLAPVSKSLWTCAVECSLEYCRILFDIYPTKKLVNYIVSDSEFHILNTWNQEDQNIHELMSALAAVGPPNPREDPECCSILHGLVLAVEALCKITEYQHEARTSMMDMAERVCNRGRIICITNAKSDTHVRMLEDCVQETIQEQNKLAAGSDRLMQIQQCELVLIHTYPSGDDTLVSDRPRKEISPVLTSEVHSVRAGRHLASKLNILVQQHFDLASTTITNIPMKEEQHANTSANYDVELLHHKDAHLEFIKSGDLHPPGSNSRDSSLKETVTLKWCTPRTNSVELHFCTGAYRISPVDVNSRPSSCLTNFLLNGRSVLLEQPRKSGSKVISHMLSSHGGEIFLHVLSSTRSTLEDPPSISEGCGGRVTDYRITDFGEFMRENRLTPFPETAESADVLEGLPIERAKNQLERHTRYWPMIISQTTIFNMQAVVPLANLIVKESLTEEDVLTCQKTIYNLVDMERKNDPLPISTVGTRGKGPKRDEQYRIMWNELETLVRTHVGSTDRHQRVLECIVACRSKPPEEEERKKRGRKREDKEDKSEKNGKDLEAEKSWQESERLKGVQDREKEELAEAEVIKDSPDSPEPLNKKPRLVVEEIQPVEKAKGPVSLLTMWTNRINAANSRKHQEFAGRLSSVNNKAELYQHLKEENGMDTHENGKSSR; this is translated from the exons ATGAAGACTTTTTCGGCATCTCACAAGACTGTGTTTGTGGTGGACCACTGCCCCTATATGGCCGAGTCATGCAGGCAGCAGGTGGAGTTCGACATGCTGACAAAGAACCGTTCACAGGGCATTATCCCCTTGGCCCCTGTCTCCAAATCCCTGTGGACCTGCGCGGTGGAGTGCTCTCTGGAATACTGCAGAATACTGTTCGATATCTACCCCACCAAGAAACTG GTGAATTACATTGTAAGTGACTCAGAGTTCCATATTCTGAACACCTGGAACCAGGAAGACCAGAATATACATGAG CTCATGTCAGCGCTGGCAGCTGTGGGGCCACCTAACCCCCGTGAGGACCCCGAGTGCTGCAGTATTCTGCACGGCCTGGTGCTAGCAGTAGAGGCACTGTGTAAGATCACAGAGTACCAGCACGAGGCTCGCACGTCCATGATGGACATGGCCGAGAGAGTCTGCAACCGCGGCCGGATCATCTGCATCACTAATGCTAAGAG TGACACCCATGTGCGAATGCTGGAGGACTGTGTACAGGAGACGATACAAGAGCAAAACAAACTGGCCGCGGGGTCAGATAG GTTGATGCAGATCCAGCAGTGTGAGCTGGTCCTGATTCACACCTATCCCTCAGGGGACGACACTCTGGTCTCCGATCGTCCCAGGAAAGAG ATTTCTCCCGTGTTGACCAGCGAAGTGCACAGTGTGCGCGCAGGACGGCACCTGGCCTCCAAGTTGAACATCCTGGTACAGCAGCACTTTGACCTGGcctccaccaccatcaccaaCATCCCCATGAAG GAAGAACAGCATGCAAACACATCTGCTAATTATGATGTTGAGTTACTTCACCACAAAGATGCACATTTGGAATTCATAAAGAGTG GGGATTTGCACCCTCCAGGCAGCAACAGTCGAGACAGCAGTCTCAAAGAAACTGTGACCTTAAAGTGGTGTACCCCACGCACCAACAGCGTGG agCTGCATTTTTGTACTGGGGCCTACCGGATTTCACCTGTGGATGTCAACAGCCGACCGTCCTCTTGTCTAACTAACTTTCTCTTGAATG GTCGGTCAGTGCTATTGGAGCAGCCGCGCAAGTCTGGCTCCAAAGTGATCAGTCACATGCTGAGCAGTCACGGGGGCGAGATCTTCCTCCATGTCCTGAGCAGCACCCGCTCCACTCTGGAGGACCCCCCCTCCATCAGCGAGGGCTGTGGGGGCCGGGTCACAGACTACAGGATCACC GACTTCGGAGAATTCATGAGGGAGAACCGCTTGACCCCTTTCCCCGAAACCGCCGAAAGTGCAGATGTGCTTGAGGGACTGCCCATTGAGAGGGCCAAAAACCAGCTGGAGAGGCACACACGCTACTGGCCTATGATCATCTCTCAGACCACGATCTTTAACATGCAGGCT GTGGTGCCCTTGGCTAATTTGATAGTAAAGGAGAGTTTGACAGAGGAAGACGTGCTTACTTGTCAAAAGACCATTTACAATTTGGTGGACATGGAGAGGAAGAATGACCCCCTTCCCATCTCAACCGTGGGCACGAGAGGAAAGGGACCCAAAAG AGACGAGCAGTACCGCATCATGTGGAACGAGCTGGAGACACTTGTGAGGACCCACGTGGGCAGCACGGACCGCCACCAGCGCGTCCTGGAGTGCATCGTTGCTTGTCGCAGCAAACCCCCCGAGGAAGAGGAGCGCAAGAAGcgagggaggaagagggaggatAAGGAGGACAAATCCGAAAAGAACGGAAAGGACCTGGAGGCCGAGAAGAGCTGGCAAGAATCTGAAAG GTTAAAAGGGGTGCAGGACCGTGAGAAGGAGGAGCTGGCCGAAGCAGAAGTCATCAAGGACTCCCCCGACTCTCCTGAGCCACTCAACAAAAAACCCCGTCTGGTGGTGGAGGAAATCCAGCCAGTCGAAAAAGCCAAAG GTCCTGTCTCTTTGCTAACAATGTGGACCAACAGGATAAATGCTGCCAATTCCAGGAAGCACCAAGAGTTTGCTGGACGATTAAGCTCTGTAAACAACAAAGCTGAATTATACCAACATctcaaagaagaaaatgg GATGGACACACACGAAAATGGGAAATCCTCGAGATAG
- the LOC136749045 gene encoding uncharacterized protein LOC136749045, translated as MAKYLHLDPFSVKLLSLRNASQLQLDKSTLLLEHTGTGKATDRAELTWPVDCGAFDMLPELVHILQYSSQSGHLSQMLGVPLTGWRVFSRGVESTKSRNRARRQIIQTPTPMMTLATPTYISTFATQLPSLYYAGIIPPSRLASLPVQVTESLRDKGSDWDGILATTESIPKSSEDQSTEESQFTVIPIREFSGSFQMLFSSTGLIADSSTEPLEVSAVVLSRAVLVTSATVVLLDQNQKSPSLSQFPQVKTSIHYTRSIYSALLSSTFLDTQDLSLGVSDTQHVTSVYQTILSYSKTFKITHGPPDLFSSGTQRGLSELQSPAAVNWSSVDHSLMGRASTFQISLQSKDMAAETDPIMSAMAPTVLTPFAAGTRELLQSQPAGAYEISVSVLDSILSTVWTISRSVPSMPATQLHFTDSLSISSSPALTWHAVPTVAPDSVLPLKSMTTLSVKSVVSKQEAMGMDPASHVCLQEEGLASVIAHSERIPLSRSPCSLPPITELEGSLSRSRLSGHSSATALLTDTLETITPSVRQTPRSSAELNADEMTENTLHANLLQDSETISALPSWKIYVQSSALHPYLSLSTKTYSDLIFSELSDSLTVQTKGRPCISKSAPETDTNPIGTLMSHFTPTSPPPGTLPSLQEDSVKFSHSVLDEVALPSLLMSLYETLLVFLEKPGLSQNQTGISDSEITLSTTLRLMQDSFTTGLDDIHQPATVPTPVPRTLTSEELGETLHGDFNTVLPSPQEQNLEPSISPSQHLQLTPSTTTTMPIDWFSLIETGYSASIYPSDSLGSQTETLVYTTKLDFLSTHGQLVNTHGFLIPLSSSSDTEDSQSYYFPLAEHSSLVSPDKLLTIYPTLTSVTSVPESPTIIIFTSMLSFPFLTSSESENNSSSLRSSSAGQEQQISSLSHKDTLVWPSTMVNTAMFSPELPVSAQPTTLYTSYFPILLFSPHSVNSAAPDMSHLNVFSTLLYQVEHVSPPTFSSSFYFLTIRPTLMSTSSPFLPISGATVGGKLAGSFSSAVFQSPYPTPRYTGAPNLSPSVLHPIEALVATVGFLFKYSIPSDTFSDPEDGGTDNLTLDMVPADASPLGPESWVRLDQTLRLLSGYPLDSDMQYSPLELILKARDRGGLSTQLLFTIELRRPLSQPCHSYTLSTKNSLHSFMRDRRRIEMFLDRMAKYLNDSSSSHISLSGLKSGSTVLTWHNFSLCLATTATAKSLSRCPKHKIQGVLSEMRTEAGGVNPAFQEAMLPEFRIIGVGNMTYGGVCLSPTDLDYANTTASTPQSDTYHWTVPVLITLLVMLCLFLLVVLLIAIARSCKRCDRILPSASPSLRPSDRPPCSSCHLELDILKPRKPPVFPRDIPPPPPRLWVTLAHSLQERHHGINLIHTNIKHKRPHERLGVPSHSPPRYQLPPPYVFDSVSKSPFPPRKNTDKV; from the exons ATGGCGAAGTACCTCCATCTTGATCCCTTCTCCGTCAAGCTGCTCTCCCTCCGAAATGCATCCCAACTCCAGCTAGATAAAAGCACCCTACTGTTGGAGCACACTGGCACTGGGAAAGCCACTGACAGAGCCGAGCTGACCTGGCCAGTGGATTGTGGGGCTTTTGATATGTTACCTGAACTGGTTCACATTCTGCAGTACAGCAGTCAATCAGGCCACCTTTCCCAGATGCTGGGGGTCCCCTTGACTGGCTGGAGGGTCTTCAGCAGGGGAGTAGAATCTACAAAGAGCAGGAATAGGGCACGTCGGCAAATCATTCAAACTCCTACCCCAATGATGACACTTGCAACGCCGACCTACATCTCCACATTTGCAACACAGTTGCCCAGTTTGTACTACGCAGGAATAATCCCACCGTCCAGGCTGGCGTCCTTACCTGTGCAAGTCACTGAAAGCTTGCGTGACAAAGGGAGTGACTGGGATGGGATTTTAGCCACCACTGAATCCATTCCAAAGTCATCTGAAGACCAGTCCACTGAGGAATCACAGTTCACAGTTATCCCAATTAGGGAGTTTTCAGGAAGCTTTCAGATGCTCTTTTCTTCAACTGGCTTAATTGCTGATTCTTCAACAGAACCACTAGAGGTGTCAGCAGTAGTCTTATCGAGGGCTGTGCTCGTGACCTCAGCCACGGTTGTACTCTTAGACCAGAACCAAAAATCCCCCTCACTCTCTCAGTTCCCCCAAGTGAAGACCTCGATTCATTATACCCGGAGTATTTATTCGGCTTTGCTTTCTTCAACCTTTCTGGACACTCAGGATCTAAGTTTGGGGGTCAGTGACACACAGCATGTGACAAGTGTGTATCAGACTATATTGTCCTATTCTAAAACGTTCAAAATCACACATGGACCACCGGATTTGTTTTCAAGTGGGACGCAGAGGGGCCTGTCAGAGTTGCAAAGCCCAGCAGCGGTCAACTGGAGCAGCGTAGACCACTCCCTAATGGGCAGGGCCAGCACTTTTCAAATATCACTCCAATCCAAAGACATGGCAGCAGAGACTGATCCCATTATGTCTGCAATGGCACCCACAGTCCTAACACCATTCGCCGCAGGAACCAGGGAACTGCTGCAAAGTCAGCCTGCAGGAGCATATGAAATAAGCGTGTCTGTGCTAGACAGTATTTTATCGACAGTGTGGACGATTTCACGTTCTGTTCCCAGCATGCCTGCGACTCAGCTTCATTTCACTGACTCTCTCAGCATTTCTTCATCTCCTGCACTTACTTGGCATGCTGTACCCACAGTGGCTCCTGACAGTGTGTTACCTTTAAAGAGCATGACCACACTCTCTGTGAAATCAGTCGTGTCCAAGCAGGAAGCAATGG GTATGGACCCTGCCAGTCATGTCTGCCTGCAGGAAGAAGGGCTGGCTTCAGTCATTGCACACAGTGAGCGAATCCCACTTTCACGGTCTCCATGCTCGCTGCCTCCCATCACAGAATTAGAAGGCTCTCTGAGCAGGTCTAGGTTGTCTGGACACAGTAGTGCGACAGCTctactgacagacacactggaAACCATCACTCCAAGCGTGAGGCAGACGCCAAGGAGTTCAGCAGAGCTCAACGCAGATGAAATGACCGAAAACACTCTACACGCCAATCTGCTGCAAGACTCTGAAACAATCTCTGCGCTCCCCTCATGGAAAATCTATGTACAATCATCCGCCCTCCATCCATACTTAAGTCTATCCACTAAAACTTACAGTGACCTAATTTTCTCAGAACTCTCAGATTCCCTAACTGTGCAGACAAAGGGCAGGCCTTGTATTAGCAAATCGGCACCAGAGACTGATACAAACCCCATTGGCACCTTAATGTCACATTTCACTCCAACGTCACCTCCCCCAGGTACATTACCTTCACTTCAGGAAGATTCAGTTAAGTTTAGTCATTCAGTGCTTGATGAAGTAGCCCTGCCATCGCTGCTGATGTCTTTGTATGAGACCTTATTAGTATTTCTGGAAAAACCTGGTCTTTCCCAGAACCAGACAGGGATTTCTGACAGTGAAATTACATTGAGCACCACCTTGAGACTAATGCAAGACTCCTTTACTACTGGTTTAGATGATATACACCAACCAGCCACTGTGCCGACACCCGTTCCtagaactctgacttctgaggAACTGGGGGAAACTTTACACGGAGATTTTAACACTGTATTGCCTTCACCACAGGAACAGAATCTAGAACCATCCATATCTCCATCACAGCATCTGCAGCTGACCCCTAGCACTACAACCACTATGCCAATAGATTGGTTTAGTCTCATAGAAACAGGCTACTCAGCATCGATTTATCCCTCTGACTCACTTGGCTCTCAAACCGAAACTTTGGTTTATACAACAAAACTGGATTTCCTATCCACCCATGGACAATTGGTGAACACTCACGGATTTCTCATCCCCctgtcatcatcatcagataCAGAGGATTCTCAAAGTTATTATTTTCCATTGGCAGAGCATTCCTCTCTGGTTTCTCCTGACAAACTCCTAACAATTTATCCTACTCTAACATCAGTCACTTCAGTGCCTGAAAgtccaacaataataatattcactAGTATGTTGTCCTTTCCCTTTCTGACATCCTCAGAATCAGAGAACAATTCATCTTCATTGCGATCTTCCAGTGCCGGCCAGGAGCAGCAAATATCTAGCTTAAGTCACAAAGACACACTTGTATGGCCGAGCACTATGGTGAACACTGCTATGTTCTCCCCTGAATTACCAGTCTCTGCTCAACCCACAACCCTCTATACAAGTTACTTTCCAATATTGTTATTCTCACCACACTCTGTTAATTCTGCTGCTCCGGACATGTCACATCTGAATGTATTCAGCACTTTACTTTACCAGGTAGAACATGTTAGTCCTCCTACCTTCAGCAGTTCATTTTACTTTCTGACCATCCGGCCTACTCTAATGTCCACTTCCAGTCCATTTCTTCCCATCTCAGGTGCAACAGTCGGGGGAAAGTTGGCAGGAAGTTTCAGTTCAGCTGTGTTTCAATCGCCCTATCCAACACCAAGATACACAG GTGCTCCAAACCTCTCCCCCTCTGTTCTTCATCCTATCGAGGCTCTGGTTGCCACAGTGGGGTTCCTGTTTAAGTACAGCATCCCGTCAGACACTTTCTCAGATCCAGAAGACGGGGGCACAGACAACCTTACCTTGGACATGGTACCAGCAGATGCGTCTCCCTTGGGACCCGAGTCCTGGGTCAGGCTGGACCAAACACTGAGACTTCTGTCTGGGTACCCGTTGGACTCTGACATGCAGTACTCCCCACTGGAGCTCATCCTCAAGGCCAGAGACAGAGGGGGCCTTTCCACTCAGCTCCTCTTCACCATAGAGCTACGACGTCCACTGTCTCAGCCCTGCCACAGCTACACCCTCAGCACCAAGAACAGCCTGCACTCCTTCATGCGAGACAGACGGAGGATCGAGATGTTCTTAGACAGAATGGCCAAATATCTCAacgacagcagcagcagtcacaTTTCCCTGTCCGGCCTCAAGTCAGGGTCCACAGTGCTAACGTGGCACAATTTCTCTCTGTGCCTCGCCACCACTGCCACCGCCAAATCTCTGAGCCGGTGCCCCAAGCACAAGATCCAGGGAGTGCTGTCTGAAATGAGAACCGAAGCGGGCGGGGTGAACCCAGCCTTTCAAGAAGCCATGCTCCCAGAATTCAGGATCATCGGAGTAGGAAACATGACGTACGGAGGGGTCTGCTTGTCGCCCACTGACCTGGACTATGCCAACACCACTGCCTCCACTCCCCAATCAGACACGTATCACTGGACAGTCCCCGTTTTAATTACTTTGCTCGTTatgctttgtttgtttctacTAGTGGTCCTGCTGATAGCCATCGCCCGGTCATGCAAAAGATGTGACCGAATTTTACCTTCAGCATCGCCTTCGCTGAGGCCTTCGGACAGACCGCCCTGCTCCAGCTGCCATCTCGAATTAGACATCTTAAAGCCCAGAAAGCCACCTGTGTTTCCTCGGGATATCCCCCCACCACCTCCACGGCTGTGGGTGACCCTGGCTCACTCACTCCAGGAACGGCATCATGGAATAAACTTGATTCACACAAACATTAAGCACAAAAGACCTCATGAGAGACTTGGGGTGCCTTCTCATTCCCCTCCAAGGTATCAGCTTCCACCTCCCTACGTTTTCGACTCTGTTTCCAAAAGCCCATTCCCACCGAGGAAGAACACAGACAAAGTGTAA